In one Aeromicrobium erythreum genomic region, the following are encoded:
- the treZ gene encoding malto-oligosyltrehalose trehalohydrolase — protein MAVTLWAPDHDRVRVRIDGVEHRMQAWEPGEARSGWWWHDVDVAPGTDYAFLLGDDDTPLPDPRSVWQPQGVHAASRTYDHDAFAWTDDDWEGRALTGAVVYELHVGTFTPGRTFDAAVERLDHLVDLGVDLVEVLPVNSFDGPYGWGYDGVLWGAVHEPYGGPDGFKRFVDACHARGLGVVLDVVYNHLGPSGAYLDRFGPYFAGENDWGPGLNLDGEGSDEVRRYVLDNAISWFEDFHVDALRLDAVHALSDARALTILEELSLETARASQRLGRPLSLVAESDRNDPRTVVPRDQHGLGMDAQWADDVHHALHVALTGETDGYYADFAEPGALAKVLRGAFFHDGTWSSFRGRTHGRPVNVHAVPGHAFVTYLQDHDQVGNRATGDRISDSVSPDLLACGAALVLLGPFTPMLFMGEEWAASTPWQFFASFPDPELAEAVRTGRRREFGRHGWGESEVPDPMDPATLERSTLRWDELDEPRHRGVLEVYRSLVALRRAHPELRDPSLVDTRVEVSDDDRRVLLHRGPFVVDVGLGAERAEVRRGDEVVWSSCRA, from the coding sequence GTGGCCGTCACCCTCTGGGCCCCCGACCACGACCGCGTCCGCGTGCGGATCGACGGCGTCGAGCACCGCATGCAGGCGTGGGAGCCCGGCGAGGCGCGCTCGGGCTGGTGGTGGCACGACGTCGACGTCGCGCCCGGCACCGACTATGCGTTCCTGCTCGGCGACGACGACACCCCGCTGCCCGACCCCCGCTCGGTCTGGCAGCCGCAGGGCGTGCACGCGGCGTCGCGCACCTACGACCACGACGCGTTCGCGTGGACCGACGACGACTGGGAGGGCCGCGCCCTGACCGGTGCCGTGGTCTACGAGCTGCACGTCGGCACGTTCACGCCCGGCCGGACGTTCGACGCCGCCGTCGAGCGGCTCGACCACCTCGTCGACCTCGGCGTCGACCTCGTGGAGGTGCTGCCGGTCAACAGCTTCGACGGCCCGTACGGCTGGGGCTACGACGGCGTCCTGTGGGGCGCGGTGCACGAGCCGTACGGCGGACCCGACGGGTTCAAGCGGTTCGTCGACGCCTGCCACGCACGGGGCCTCGGCGTCGTGCTCGACGTCGTCTACAACCACCTCGGGCCCTCAGGGGCCTACCTCGACCGCTTCGGTCCGTACTTCGCCGGCGAGAACGACTGGGGCCCGGGCCTCAACCTCGACGGCGAGGGCTCCGACGAGGTGCGTCGCTACGTGCTCGACAACGCGATCTCGTGGTTCGAGGACTTCCATGTCGACGCGCTGCGCCTCGACGCCGTGCACGCGCTGTCCGACGCGAGGGCGCTGACGATCCTCGAGGAGCTGTCGCTGGAGACGGCGCGGGCGTCGCAGCGGCTCGGCCGTCCGCTGTCGCTGGTCGCGGAGTCCGACCGCAACGACCCGCGCACGGTCGTCCCGCGCGACCAGCACGGTCTCGGCATGGACGCGCAGTGGGCCGACGACGTGCACCACGCGCTGCACGTGGCGCTCACCGGCGAGACCGACGGCTACTACGCCGACTTCGCCGAGCCCGGCGCGCTCGCCAAGGTGCTGCGCGGCGCGTTCTTCCACGACGGCACGTGGTCGTCGTTCCGTGGCCGCACGCACGGTCGTCCCGTCAACGTCCACGCCGTGCCGGGGCACGCGTTCGTGACCTACCTACAGGACCACGACCAGGTCGGCAACCGGGCCACGGGCGACCGCATCTCCGACTCCGTCTCGCCGGACCTGCTGGCGTGCGGCGCCGCGCTGGTGCTGCTCGGACCGTTCACGCCGATGCTCTTCATGGGCGAGGAGTGGGCCGCGAGCACGCCGTGGCAGTTCTTCGCGTCGTTCCCCGACCCCGAGCTGGCCGAGGCCGTGCGCACCGGGCGGCGGCGCGAGTTCGGCCGCCACGGCTGGGGCGAGTCCGAGGTGCCCGACCCGATGGACCCGGCGACGCTGGAGCGCTCGACGCTGCGGTGGGACGAGCTCGACGAGCCCCGGCACCGTGGCGTGCTGGAGGTCTACCGCTCGCTGGTCGCGCTGCGCCGCGCCCACCCCGAGCTGCGCGACCCCTCCCTCGTCGACACGAGGGTCGAGGTCTCCGACGACGACCGCCGCGTGCTCCTGCACCGCGGCCCGTTCGTCGTCGACGTCGGCCTGGGCGCCGAGCGGGCGGAGGTGCGGCGCGGCGATGAGGTGGTCTGGTCGTCGTGCCGCGCCTAA
- a CDS encoding aldo/keto reductase family protein: MEFRYLGNSGLKVSEIIYGNWLTHGSQVENEAATACVRAALDAGITTFDTADVYANGKAESVLGEALKGERRASLEILTKVYWPTGPGGPNDTGLSRKHIMESIDGSLQRLQTDYVDLYQAHRYDHETPLEETMQAFADVVRAGKAHYIGVSEWTADQIRAGQELARDLGFRLVSNQPQYSMLWRVIEGEVVPASRELGLSQIVWSPIAQGVLTGKYEPGAAPPEGSRATDEKGGADMIKRFLDDEVLTAVQGLRPVADDLGITMAQLAIAWVLANDNVAGAIVGASRPEQVESNAAASGITLDDDVLATIDEVLGSIPTTDPSKTASPPTRVV; this comes from the coding sequence ATGGAGTTCAGGTACCTCGGGAACAGCGGCCTCAAGGTCAGCGAGATCATCTACGGCAACTGGCTGACCCACGGGTCGCAGGTCGAGAACGAGGCGGCCACGGCATGCGTGCGGGCCGCGCTCGACGCCGGCATCACGACGTTCGACACCGCCGACGTGTACGCCAACGGCAAGGCCGAGAGCGTGCTCGGCGAGGCGCTGAAGGGCGAGCGGCGCGCGTCGCTGGAGATCCTCACCAAGGTCTACTGGCCCACCGGCCCCGGCGGACCCAACGACACCGGACTCTCCCGCAAGCACATCATGGAGTCCATCGACGGCTCGCTGCAGCGGCTGCAGACCGACTACGTCGACCTCTACCAGGCGCACCGCTACGACCACGAGACGCCGCTGGAGGAGACGATGCAGGCGTTCGCCGACGTCGTCCGCGCCGGCAAGGCGCACTACATCGGCGTCAGCGAGTGGACCGCCGACCAGATCCGCGCCGGGCAGGAGCTCGCCCGCGACCTCGGCTTCCGGCTCGTCTCGAACCAGCCGCAGTACTCGATGCTCTGGCGCGTCATCGAGGGCGAGGTCGTGCCCGCGAGCCGCGAGCTGGGCCTGTCGCAGATCGTGTGGTCTCCGATCGCCCAGGGCGTGCTCACCGGCAAGTACGAGCCCGGCGCCGCGCCGCCCGAAGGCAGCCGTGCGACCGACGAGAAGGGCGGCGCCGACATGATCAAGCGCTTCCTCGACGACGAGGTGCTCACCGCCGTGCAGGGGCTGCGTCCGGTCGCCGACGACCTCGGCATCACGATGGCCCAGCTCGCCATCGCCTGGGTGCTGGCGAACGACAACGTCGCCGGCGCGATCGTCGGGGCCTCGCGCCCCGAGCAGGTCGAGTCGAACGCCGCCGCGAGCGGGATCACCCTCGACGACGACGTGCTCGCGACCATCGACGAGGTGCTGGGCAGCATCCCGACGACCGACCCGAGCAAGACGGCGTCGCCGCCCACGCGGGTGGTCTGA